One Lacticaseibacillus rhamnosus genomic window carries:
- a CDS encoding fluoride efflux transporter FluC produces MQQREQVRLSWVLAVFVGGFFGGVMRYGLSSVTMDGQTMVGTTIVNLLGSFLLAFTTYGLDMRFDLPEWLLLGIGTGVIGGFTTFSTLMLDFVNLVATHAVYAFVLLSLNLIGGLLAAAGGFFVAKWLPRKDKSSW; encoded by the coding sequence ATGCAACAACGGGAACAAGTAAGGCTTAGTTGGGTGCTGGCAGTATTTGTCGGTGGTTTTTTCGGCGGGGTCATGCGATATGGCCTTAGTTCAGTCACGATGGACGGTCAAACCATGGTGGGTACGACAATTGTGAACTTATTGGGCAGTTTTCTGCTGGCGTTTACGACTTATGGGCTAGACATGAGATTTGACTTGCCAGAGTGGCTGTTGTTAGGCATTGGAACAGGGGTAATCGGTGGGTTTACGACCTTTTCGACGCTTATGCTGGACTTTGTTAATTTGGTGGCAACGCATGCGGTCTATGCGTTCGTGTTGCTAAGCTTAAATCTTATCGGCGGACTGCTGGCAGCAGCTGGCGGATTCTTTGTTGCAAAATGGCTACCACGAAAGGATAAAAGCTCATGGTAA
- a CDS encoding putative metal homeostasis protein translates to MEKTDLASARRRMKSPNIKTRKRALKILHDTKRKQQKSR, encoded by the coding sequence TTGGAAAAAACGGATTTAGCAAGTGCGCGGCGCCGGATGAAGAGTCCCAACATTAAAACGCGCAAACGAGCATTAAAAATTCTACACGATACGAAGCGCAAGCAGCAAAAATCCAGATAA
- a CDS encoding metal ABC transporter solute-binding protein, Zn/Mn family produces MLKRLLTVISLLLLTTVVTACNTNTKSSGNHEKIQVVATVDFYGEVAKAVGGKQVQVTSIIDNPAIDPHDYEPTTQVGKQVATADLIIANGIGYDGWMDKLIKSENKSKQYLRVADDLMAKHEGDNEHIWYDPRTMPKLANALASKFAKEKPAKKAIFKANAKKYIASLNSLNALITKLKQNAHGQKVDVSEPVFGYALNYLGYKVNNRHFAQATEEGTDYSAKDIHAIETDIKEKKIAFFVNNSQASSKTIDSFIKLAKENKVPVLNVTETLPKGKNYRTWMTDQYRQLEKIQNQTDTK; encoded by the coding sequence ATGTTAAAACGGTTATTAACAGTCATCAGTCTGCTACTACTAACAACAGTTGTTACCGCATGCAATACGAATACCAAATCATCAGGAAATCATGAAAAGATCCAAGTCGTCGCAACCGTTGATTTTTATGGCGAAGTTGCCAAAGCGGTTGGCGGCAAGCAAGTACAAGTCACGTCCATTATCGACAATCCTGCCATTGATCCGCATGACTATGAACCAACCACCCAAGTCGGCAAACAAGTGGCCACAGCTGATTTAATCATCGCTAACGGCATCGGTTATGATGGCTGGATGGATAAGCTGATCAAGTCGGAAAACAAATCCAAACAGTATTTACGCGTTGCTGATGATCTGATGGCTAAACATGAAGGCGATAATGAACACATCTGGTATGATCCACGCACCATGCCTAAACTTGCCAATGCGTTAGCCAGCAAATTTGCCAAAGAAAAGCCGGCAAAAAAGGCGATTTTTAAAGCCAATGCCAAGAAATACATCGCCTCGCTTAACTCCCTCAATGCCTTAATTACCAAGCTCAAGCAAAATGCTCATGGTCAAAAAGTCGATGTGTCCGAACCCGTCTTCGGCTATGCCCTCAATTATCTGGGCTACAAAGTCAACAACCGTCATTTTGCCCAGGCAACTGAAGAAGGTACTGATTACAGCGCCAAAGATATCCATGCGATTGAAACCGACATCAAAGAAAAGAAAATCGCCTTCTTCGTCAACAATAGCCAAGCCAGTTCAAAAACCATCGATAGTTTCATTAAGCTAGCCAAGGAAAACAAGGTACCTGTTCTGAACGTCACCGAGACACTGCCTAAAGGAAAAAACTACCGCACTTGGATGACTGATCAATATCGACAACTGGAAAAAATCCAAAATCAGACGGACACTAAGTAA
- a CDS encoding MFS transporter, with amino-acid sequence MKRKVRWRNVIGYGAADLFGNGALTVASTWMLFFYTSFGGLSPVLGGTILAIARVADSFISPLMGYLTDHFGATKLGRKFGRRRFFLLISIPLMFIYVIIWISHMGFWFYLFTYLLMEAFTALVMIPYETLAAEMTDDYDMKSRLSSSRMLWSALATFLASWLPGRVFAIMGKNNPNAFLTIGIILAIVFILAIGLTYFSTFERETDGTPEERKAIIEESSHKGENPLVSLWNMIKDMGSVFRIKSFALHLVIYLSSFTARDIVGATYVFYIVYAMQSNPTEASNILTFGSIIGIPCNLVWPKIMSKLGPSKLLRIMYAMMFFTVACYAGLYYGQAAATSWGIMTLYALQVTWGISNSGTGYVPWTVYTFIPDVDEMVTKQRREGIFAGIMTFARKTTSALAPFLTGIVLSAFGFNEGAKTQSAAAINGLIIWMLVGTTLMLLLAFVTSYFFKLDRENHKILRDEIDRLKAGGKMADVDPAVKAKVEDLTGFGYDQLWGHNNIV; translated from the coding sequence GTGAAGAGAAAAGTCAGGTGGCGTAATGTTATTGGTTACGGTGCCGCAGATTTATTTGGTAATGGGGCCCTAACCGTTGCCTCCACATGGATGTTGTTTTTCTACACATCCTTTGGCGGATTATCTCCAGTGCTTGGAGGTACGATCCTTGCGATTGCACGTGTGGCTGATTCCTTTATTAGTCCTTTGATGGGTTACTTAACGGATCACTTCGGTGCAACTAAATTAGGACGGAAGTTTGGTCGCAGAAGATTCTTCCTGCTAATTTCCATTCCGCTGATGTTTATCTATGTCATTATCTGGATTTCACATATGGGCTTCTGGTTTTATCTTTTCACATACCTGCTCATGGAAGCTTTCACAGCGTTGGTTATGATTCCATACGAGACGCTGGCCGCTGAAATGACAGATGATTATGATATGAAGTCACGTTTATCCAGTTCGCGGATGCTTTGGTCAGCTTTAGCAACCTTCCTTGCTTCATGGCTGCCAGGTCGCGTCTTTGCCATTATGGGTAAAAATAATCCAAACGCATTCTTAACCATCGGGATCATTCTTGCTATCGTCTTCATTCTTGCCATTGGCTTGACGTACTTCTCAACCTTTGAACGTGAGACAGATGGAACGCCGGAAGAACGTAAAGCTATTATTGAAGAAAGCAGTCATAAAGGCGAAAATCCTTTAGTATCGCTTTGGAACATGATTAAGGATATGGGTTCGGTCTTCCGGATTAAATCCTTTGCACTTCACTTAGTTATTTATCTGAGTTCATTTACAGCACGTGATATTGTCGGGGCAACCTATGTGTTTTACATTGTCTATGCCATGCAGAGCAATCCGACTGAAGCTTCCAATATTTTGACGTTTGGTTCCATTATCGGGATCCCATGTAACTTGGTATGGCCAAAGATCATGAGCAAACTTGGACCTTCCAAGTTATTGCGGATTATGTATGCAATGATGTTCTTCACGGTTGCTTGCTACGCCGGTTTGTACTATGGCCAAGCAGCTGCGACTAGCTGGGGCATCATGACCTTATATGCACTTCAGGTAACTTGGGGCATTTCAAACTCCGGTACCGGCTATGTGCCATGGACTGTTTACACGTTCATTCCTGATGTGGACGAAATGGTCACCAAGCAACGGCGCGAAGGTATCTTTGCCGGTATTATGACCTTTGCTCGGAAGACAACTTCCGCGCTGGCACCATTTTTAACCGGGATTGTTTTATCAGCATTTGGATTCAATGAAGGCGCCAAGACGCAAAGTGCCGCTGCGATAAACGGTTTAATCATCTGGATGTTAGTTGGTACAACGTTAATGCTGTTACTCGCGTTTGTTACTTCCTACTTCTTTAAGTTGGATCGTGAAAATCACAAGATCCTTCGTGATGAAATCGATCGCTTGAAGGCAGGCGGCAAGATGGCGGATGTTGATCCCGCCGTCAAAGCAAAAGTTGAAGATCTGACTGGCTTTGGTTACGACCAACTCTGGGGGCACAATAATATTGTGTGA
- a CDS encoding family 78 glycoside hydrolase catalytic domain, producing MPNITPSLLAPDHLRVNLQHFAYNVQTQPHFSWWNHSNRTGASQSAYQLTVFQRLQDRQDHKYLYDSGWVTSSNNTAVTAAKLSDQLVAGQLYYWQVRIKDNAGNISDFSQPAKLICADPSLPVKHGIWRQPQPKTAQELAHIGQVVFLRSPQLKINLSEVDTAVIVAVARGNEPVFAQSFDLYLNGHCLGVGSARQQEHDHGTEKTAIYYNVYEATDFLQDGANTVAALATASSDRQAFWCQLILYKHDGTKEVATTTDNTWRALDGSSAFGDYGVKIRTQYFGMVSENIDMRYYPQNWTSSAFDDHNWPLAWQNPHQMIADNEVLVPFRSENTERVEVHDRNKRVLTFSDQNYLLDLGKEIIGGLKVNLFSAFDQRVTVMMGEQLNEDGHVRHEMACGPDYIENWTLVKGQNQFTTLQMKNFRYVELLGFEGDLPLDAINGWALQQAFPDNESQFDSDSELLNREYELSKYTIKATNQDVFVDSQARERRPYEGDLLVNANTSYSVSSNYSLARHSLDYLIDNPTWPEDYKLFAIEMAWLDYLYTGDDDLLQTRYTDLQYKLNRGKSAESFDGASQSFTGSLKNSQGVDNFDAAVGLVTNDGLVDWPISERDGFVEGTYNTPFNAIFHGAYATMAKIARVLHHPDDADRYQKRAEIIKTNLIDKLYDPQTGRFFDSLTADLSVNRHTSHHASAYALCYGVYTDQNMADRLSHFVANNGHFVGSIYFIYFMLKGLFEAGHAADAITLLTDPDNHKDHKSFAAILDSLKATIAPEAWSNAYKPNLTLSHPWGATPGLTIVQGVFGIVPLAPGFTTFRVKVRPGNLKHLDLTTPSVKGLITLHYRHEPTHQMLDVTVPMNTTAQVELPDDAQAIVVHDQYGKDWTASIEHDHDTLTIPMGRYQIQYQA from the coding sequence ATGCCAAATATAACACCATCGTTACTCGCGCCGGATCATCTGCGCGTTAACTTGCAACATTTTGCTTATAACGTCCAAACGCAACCGCATTTCAGCTGGTGGAACCACAGCAATCGCACCGGAGCATCGCAAAGCGCGTATCAGCTTACGGTCTTTCAGCGCCTTCAGGATCGTCAGGATCATAAATATTTGTACGATAGTGGTTGGGTAACGAGTTCGAATAATACCGCGGTGACGGCTGCAAAGTTATCCGATCAACTCGTTGCTGGTCAATTGTATTATTGGCAAGTGCGCATCAAAGACAACGCCGGAAATATCAGTGACTTCTCCCAGCCTGCCAAACTGATCTGTGCCGATCCGTCGCTACCGGTTAAGCATGGCATCTGGCGCCAACCTCAACCCAAAACGGCCCAAGAGCTGGCACACATCGGTCAGGTTGTCTTTTTGCGCAGCCCTCAACTCAAAATCAATCTGAGCGAGGTTGATACTGCCGTCATTGTTGCGGTGGCCCGGGGTAATGAACCGGTTTTTGCTCAAAGTTTCGATCTTTATCTCAATGGTCATTGTCTGGGGGTTGGCTCGGCTCGCCAACAGGAACACGATCATGGAACAGAAAAAACAGCTATTTACTATAACGTTTATGAAGCTACCGATTTTTTGCAAGACGGGGCGAATACCGTTGCAGCCTTGGCCACTGCAAGTTCAGATAGGCAGGCATTCTGGTGCCAGCTGATCCTGTATAAACATGACGGAACGAAAGAAGTTGCCACGACCACTGACAACACCTGGCGCGCATTAGATGGCAGCAGTGCCTTTGGCGATTATGGCGTTAAGATCAGAACCCAATATTTCGGTATGGTCAGTGAAAATATCGACATGCGTTACTATCCTCAGAACTGGACCAGCAGCGCATTTGACGATCATAATTGGCCGCTTGCATGGCAGAATCCTCACCAAATGATTGCCGACAATGAAGTGCTGGTGCCATTTCGAAGCGAAAATACCGAACGCGTGGAAGTGCATGATCGCAATAAACGGGTGCTCACTTTTTCCGATCAAAACTATCTGTTGGACTTGGGAAAAGAGATCATTGGCGGGCTAAAGGTCAATCTGTTCAGTGCCTTCGATCAGCGTGTCACCGTGATGATGGGTGAACAACTAAATGAAGACGGCCACGTCCGGCATGAGATGGCGTGCGGACCTGATTACATCGAAAACTGGACGCTTGTAAAAGGACAGAATCAATTCACCACTTTACAAATGAAAAACTTCCGCTATGTTGAACTGTTAGGATTTGAAGGTGATTTGCCGCTTGATGCCATTAATGGTTGGGCCCTGCAACAAGCATTTCCGGATAATGAGAGCCAGTTTGATAGTGACAGTGAGTTGTTAAATCGTGAGTACGAGTTGTCGAAGTATACGATCAAGGCGACGAATCAGGATGTTTTTGTCGACTCACAAGCACGCGAACGCCGGCCGTATGAAGGCGATCTCCTTGTCAATGCCAATACGAGTTATAGTGTCTCCTCAAACTACTCACTGGCTAGGCATTCTCTGGATTATTTAATTGACAATCCAACCTGGCCCGAAGATTACAAACTGTTCGCAATTGAAATGGCTTGGCTTGATTATCTCTATACCGGTGATGATGATTTACTGCAGACTCGTTACACTGACTTGCAGTACAAGCTAAATCGCGGTAAGTCCGCAGAAAGTTTTGACGGCGCTTCGCAAAGTTTCACTGGTTCGCTGAAGAACAGCCAAGGTGTCGACAATTTTGACGCTGCAGTCGGCTTGGTCACCAACGATGGGCTGGTGGACTGGCCGATTTCCGAACGTGACGGCTTTGTGGAAGGTACTTACAATACGCCATTTAACGCGATTTTCCATGGTGCTTACGCGACGATGGCCAAAATTGCGCGCGTCCTTCATCATCCTGATGACGCTGACCGTTACCAAAAACGAGCGGAAATCATTAAGACGAATCTGATTGATAAATTATATGACCCGCAAACAGGCCGGTTCTTCGATTCGTTAACCGCGGATCTATCTGTCAATCGCCATACATCACATCACGCGTCTGCTTACGCGCTTTGCTATGGCGTTTATACTGATCAGAATATGGCCGATCGGTTAAGTCATTTTGTCGCCAATAATGGTCATTTTGTCGGTAGTATCTACTTTATCTACTTCATGCTCAAAGGACTCTTTGAAGCCGGTCACGCAGCCGACGCCATCACGCTGTTGACCGACCCTGACAACCACAAGGATCATAAGTCATTTGCGGCGATTTTAGACAGCTTAAAAGCAACCATTGCCCCGGAAGCTTGGAGTAATGCGTACAAGCCAAATCTCACCTTATCCCATCCGTGGGGCGCCACTCCCGGCTTAACGATTGTTCAAGGGGTCTTTGGCATCGTGCCGCTCGCGCCTGGATTTACAACCTTCAGAGTCAAAGTTCGCCCTGGCAATTTGAAGCACTTAGATCTCACGACGCCATCAGTCAAGGGACTTATCACCCTGCATTATCGTCACGAGCCAACACACCAGATGCTTGACGTAACCGTGCCAATGAATACCACCGCACAAGTTGAATTACCTGATGATGCCCAGGCCATTGTCGTTCACGACCAGTACGGAAAAGACTGGACCGCTTCGATCGAACATGACCACGACACCTTAACCATCCCCATGGGTCGCTATCAGATTCAATATCAAGCTTAG
- a CDS encoding metal ABC transporter solute-binding protein, Zn/Mn family, whose amino-acid sequence MMKRLLAGISVALLAVFAVACGNNGAAKQSSASNDKIQVVASVDFYGEVAKAVGGDKVAVQSVINNPAVDPHDYEPTTKVGKAVATSDFVIASGIGYDGWMDKVVKSENKSKSYLRVADDLMNKKEGDNEHIWYDPRTMPKLANALADKFAKKDPANKAKFKANAKKYIASLDDLNALVNKLKSNANGQLVDVSEPVFGYALDYLGYKINDAHFSNSTEEGTDYSAKDIHGIETDIKEKKIAFFVNNIQATSKTVSRLVKLAKQNNVPVLNVTETLPKGKNYRTWMMSQYQQLEKIQNQATTSSK is encoded by the coding sequence ATGATGAAGCGATTACTTGCAGGTATCAGTGTCGCACTCTTAGCAGTTTTTGCAGTCGCGTGTGGCAATAATGGTGCCGCAAAGCAATCCAGCGCTAGCAACGATAAAATTCAGGTAGTGGCTAGCGTCGATTTTTATGGTGAGGTTGCCAAAGCAGTTGGCGGTGATAAGGTCGCGGTGCAGTCGGTGATTAACAATCCGGCTGTTGATCCGCATGATTATGAGCCAACCACCAAAGTCGGCAAAGCAGTTGCAACATCCGATTTCGTCATTGCCAGTGGCATCGGCTATGACGGCTGGATGGACAAAGTCGTTAAATCGGAAAACAAATCGAAAAGCTACTTAAGAGTTGCCGATGATCTGATGAACAAAAAGGAAGGCGACAACGAACATATCTGGTATGATCCGCGGACAATGCCAAAACTGGCAAATGCGCTGGCGGATAAATTTGCCAAAAAAGACCCGGCCAATAAAGCCAAGTTCAAAGCCAACGCAAAGAAATACATCGCTTCATTAGATGACCTCAATGCACTTGTTAATAAACTCAAATCAAACGCAAACGGTCAACTTGTTGACGTCTCGGAACCAGTCTTCGGTTATGCCTTAGATTACCTAGGCTACAAGATCAACGACGCCCACTTTTCTAACTCAACCGAAGAAGGTACCGATTACAGCGCCAAGGATATTCATGGTATTGAAACCGACATCAAGGAAAAGAAAATCGCCTTTTTCGTTAACAACATTCAAGCGACATCTAAAACAGTTTCACGCCTTGTTAAACTTGCCAAGCAAAATAACGTGCCAGTTTTGAATGTCACCGAAACACTTCCTAAAGGCAAAAACTATCGCACATGGATGATGAGCCAATACCAACAACTCGAAAAGATCCAAAATCAAGCAACAACAAGCAGTAAGTAA
- a CDS encoding aliphatic sulfonate ABC transporter substrate-binding protein — translation MKRKLRLVLLLVGLVAWLSVAVYGYTQTTTASSNLETVTIGYQKADPVDIARQRGELAKKLKAKGYQVEFKEFSDGAALMTALKSGAIDYARVGDTPPVTAKATGTDIALIAAGATKEYGSGILVGKNSGITSLEQLKGKTIAYQKGTAAQYLIIQALKKAGLSTSDVKLVNMDQSSASVAFAKGSVDAWVTWDPYTSTAQVNQGAKLLTNGTGLTKNRDFLISTQSYAKTHTSLSKLLTTELNDDMTWANSHHTQLIAMLSKTLNLSDEVIKKMVERRTYSMTLISANSSIVAEENAIADVFYQDGVITTKVDMKTTLVSDSN, via the coding sequence ATGAAGCGTAAGTTACGACTGGTTTTATTGTTAGTGGGCTTAGTTGCTTGGCTGAGCGTGGCGGTTTACGGTTATACTCAAACCACCACGGCATCGAGCAACCTTGAGACCGTCACGATTGGCTATCAAAAAGCCGATCCTGTCGACATTGCCCGGCAGCGCGGCGAATTAGCCAAAAAGTTGAAAGCTAAAGGCTATCAGGTTGAGTTCAAGGAGTTCTCTGACGGGGCAGCCTTGATGACGGCACTTAAAAGCGGTGCCATCGACTATGCGCGGGTCGGGGATACGCCGCCTGTAACTGCCAAAGCAACTGGCACGGACATTGCACTAATTGCCGCTGGGGCCACCAAAGAATATGGTAGTGGTATTTTGGTTGGTAAAAATAGCGGCATCACCAGTCTTGAGCAATTAAAGGGCAAGACCATTGCGTATCAAAAAGGCACTGCCGCCCAGTACCTTATCATCCAGGCGCTCAAGAAAGCCGGACTCAGCACCAGTGATGTGAAACTGGTGAACATGGATCAAAGTTCGGCCTCGGTTGCATTTGCTAAAGGTAGCGTCGATGCATGGGTTACCTGGGATCCATATACGTCAACGGCCCAAGTCAATCAAGGTGCTAAGCTGTTGACCAACGGCACCGGCTTGACCAAGAACCGTGATTTCCTGATTTCAACCCAGAGCTATGCCAAGACCCATACATCATTAAGTAAGTTACTGACGACTGAACTAAATGACGATATGACTTGGGCCAATAGCCATCATACGCAACTCATTGCGATGCTCAGTAAAACCCTGAATCTCTCCGATGAAGTGATTAAAAAGATGGTAGAACGGCGCACCTATTCCATGACGCTGATTAGTGCCAACAGTAGCATTGTGGCAGAAGAAAACGCCATTGCCGATGTGTTTTATCAGGATGGGGTTATCACGACGAAGGTTGATATGAAGACAACTTTGGTCAGCGATTCCAATTAA
- a CDS encoding fluoride efflux transporter FluC translates to MVILVGIGAGVGAVCRYLLTVLGRMLWPGKPVATMMINVLGAFLAGFLAGLPAFSAFRVLLLTGFCGGFTTFSTFMADAFILIRNRQWRVFVGYFLGSVLLGVVAMVAGLRVSLLI, encoded by the coding sequence ATGGTAATTTTGGTCGGAATTGGTGCTGGTGTGGGAGCTGTTTGTCGGTATTTGCTGACGGTGTTAGGGCGGATGCTGTGGCCCGGAAAACCGGTTGCCACAATGATGATTAATGTGCTTGGGGCATTTTTGGCGGGATTTTTAGCTGGCTTGCCCGCGTTTTCTGCTTTTCGGGTGTTGTTGCTGACTGGATTTTGCGGTGGCTTTACAACTTTTTCAACGTTTATGGCAGACGCGTTTATTTTGATTCGTAATCGGCAGTGGCGCGTGTTTGTTGGGTATTTTTTGGGGAGTGTGTTGCTGGGGGTGGTGGCGATGGTAGCGGGGTTAAGGGTTTCATTACTTATATGA
- the rpsN gene encoding 30S ribosomal protein S14 → MAKKSKIAKAKRQEKLVQQYAAKRAELKAKGDYIGLSKLPRDSSPVRLHHRDALDGRPHAYMRKFGISRLNFRELAHKGQIPGVRKASW, encoded by the coding sequence ATGGCCAAAAAGTCAAAAATTGCCAAGGCAAAACGGCAAGAGAAGTTAGTTCAACAATATGCAGCAAAACGCGCAGAACTGAAAGCAAAAGGCGATTATATCGGACTCAGCAAGTTGCCACGTGACTCCAGCCCAGTACGATTACATCATCGCGACGCTTTAGATGGTCGTCCGCACGCGTATATGCGTAAATTTGGCATCTCGCGACTTAATTTTCGCGAGTTGGCACACAAAGGCCAGATTCCCGGTGTTCGTAAAGCCAGTTGGTAA
- a CDS encoding SDR family oxidoreductase has product MANVMILGAHGQIATLVRHRLLKETQHHLNLFLRHAKRITDVDRQRETVYDGDVTDTDKLTKAMSGSDLVYANLGNSGIEDQAKSVVKAMDANHIKRLIWISTLGIYDEVPGAFGRWNHKMLDGGYLETYAAAAKVIENSDLAYTIIRPAWLSNKAIVSYELTQKGEPFKGTEVSRSSIADLVVNLINHPHQHIGESLGVDQPHTQGDKPSFY; this is encoded by the coding sequence ATGGCAAATGTGATGATTCTAGGAGCACACGGCCAAATTGCGACCTTGGTGCGCCACCGCTTGCTAAAAGAAACTCAGCATCATCTCAACTTGTTTTTACGCCATGCCAAGCGCATCACTGATGTTGACCGCCAACGAGAAACGGTTTACGACGGTGATGTCACTGATACGGACAAACTGACAAAAGCAATGAGCGGTAGTGATCTTGTTTACGCCAACTTAGGGAACTCAGGGATTGAGGATCAAGCCAAGTCGGTCGTCAAAGCGATGGATGCCAATCACATCAAACGCTTAATTTGGATTTCAACACTTGGTATTTACGATGAAGTGCCAGGTGCATTTGGTCGCTGGAACCATAAGATGTTAGACGGCGGTTACCTTGAAACCTATGCTGCAGCGGCTAAAGTCATCGAAAATTCCGACTTAGCCTACACCATTATTCGCCCTGCTTGGCTATCCAATAAAGCCATTGTAAGTTATGAACTCACGCAAAAAGGGGAACCCTTCAAAGGCACAGAAGTCTCCCGAAGTAGTATTGCTGATCTGGTTGTTAACTTAATCAATCATCCGCATCAACACATCGGTGAATCGCTTGGCGTTGACCAGCCGCATACGCAAGGCGATAAACCTTCCTTCTATTAA
- a CDS encoding KxYKxGKxW signal peptide domain-containing protein — MCLYNRFKEHVVNDKKKMYKRGSQWVVASAFVVLFGRTTLGVANVTLSKNGNASQKAPVALQSQQNESRASKVATPQSVQGQPQQEELIIR; from the coding sequence ATATGTTTATATAACCGCTTCAAAGAACATGTCGTCAATGACAAGAAGAAAATGTACAAGCGCGGTAGTCAATGGGTTGTTGCTTCAGCGTTTGTCGTACTTTTTGGCAGGACAACTTTAGGCGTTGCCAATGTAACGCTTTCTAAAAATGGAAATGCAAGTCAAAAGGCACCTGTAGCCCTGCAAAGTCAGCAAAATGAATCGCGGGCATCAAAAGTAGCAACTCCTCAGTCAGTGCAGGGGCAACCGCAACAGGAAGAGCTGATAATACGGTAG